In Spiroplasma sp. SV19, one DNA window encodes the following:
- the thrS gene encoding threonine--tRNA ligase yields the protein MIKITLPDGQIRELSAPQTIQAIATSIAPSLGKTALGGVFANKVCNLDYLITTDGPLEIITDKSPLALSIINYTAGLITAKAITNLYPTAHIAHIAYQDDTFLVDIDVEPHLKESDISAVEAEMTKLINSNVVINTVCGSVAAAKKWYQNNEYLLTKIGDQPTGQQCAYFVDEKLYLPNDYPVIPVKNIKVFKLWSLAGAYWQDDAKNKMLQRITGSAHFSRELFEQLMLAYQERKERDHRKIGKDLEIFTFDQLVGPGLPIWLPNGMALKKVLQEYIRDKEWEYDFIEVDTPVIGTSEMYKISGHWDHYQENMFAPMAQDNEISVLRPMACPHHIAVYNYKQRSYRDLPLRIAEHAILHRYETSGSLTGLERVRMMQLTDSHIFLRHDQLKEEFKRCFKLISEVLATLNISVDYYSLSLRDPVNKEKYYDDDQMWNHAEQMLQEALDDLKIPYVPMIGEAAFYGPKLDVQIKTALNHEITVSTLQFDFLLPQKFKLSYIDSNGAKAMPVMLHRGLIGTYERFIAILLEQSKGVLPFWLAPKQIVLMPVNNQHHLAYAEELHQQFKKLKLRTNIDDRDERLSYKIREAQVAKIPYQIVIGDQECNQKLITYRVYGQEEQITVSFDEFIVLINDQIVNKNRENIFWEKFYFLFFFFFFCLTENCDKLKVEKAWNLELFALI from the coding sequence ATGATTAAAATTACTTTACCTGATGGTCAAATTCGTGAACTATCAGCACCACAAACAATTCAAGCAATTGCAACTAGTATTGCTCCCAGTTTAGGAAAAACAGCTTTAGGCGGAGTCTTTGCCAACAAAGTTTGTAACTTAGATTATTTAATAACAACCGATGGCCCATTAGAAATTATTACTGATAAATCACCGTTAGCATTATCAATAATTAATTATACAGCGGGGTTAATAACTGCTAAAGCTATTACTAATTTGTACCCAACAGCGCATATTGCCCATATTGCTTACCAAGATGACACTTTCTTGGTTGATATTGATGTTGAACCACATTTAAAAGAAAGTGATATTAGTGCTGTTGAAGCAGAAATGACAAAATTAATTAATAGTAATGTTGTAATTAATACTGTTTGTGGGTCAGTAGCAGCAGCAAAAAAATGATATCAAAATAATGAATACTTATTAACAAAAATAGGGGACCAACCAACTGGGCAACAATGTGCTTATTTTGTTGATGAAAAATTATATTTACCAAATGATTATCCTGTTATTCCAGTTAAAAATATTAAAGTTTTTAAATTATGAAGCTTAGCTGGTGCTTATTGACAAGATGATGCAAAGAATAAAATGCTACAACGAATTACTGGTAGTGCTCATTTTTCTCGTGAATTATTCGAGCAATTAATGCTTGCTTATCAAGAACGCAAAGAACGTGATCACCGTAAAATTGGCAAAGACCTTGAAATCTTTACTTTTGATCAGTTAGTTGGACCAGGATTACCAATTTGATTACCAAATGGAATGGCGTTAAAAAAAGTGTTACAAGAATATATTCGGGATAAAGAATGAGAATATGATTTTATTGAAGTTGATACTCCTGTTATCGGGACAAGTGAAATGTATAAGATTTCTGGACATTGAGATCATTATCAGGAAAATATGTTTGCCCCAATGGCACAAGACAATGAAATTAGTGTTTTACGACCAATGGCTTGCCCTCATCATATTGCTGTTTATAATTATAAGCAACGTAGTTATCGTGATTTACCGCTTCGGATTGCTGAACATGCAATTTTACACCGTTATGAAACATCAGGGAGTTTAACGGGGTTAGAACGAGTACGAATGATGCAATTAACTGATTCGCATATTTTTCTTCGTCATGACCAGTTAAAAGAAGAATTTAAGCGTTGCTTTAAGTTAATTAGTGAGGTTTTAGCAACTTTAAATATTAGTGTTGATTATTATTCATTATCATTACGTGATCCTGTTAATAAGGAAAAATATTATGATGATGATCAAATGTGAAACCATGCTGAACAAATGTTGCAAGAAGCATTAGATGATTTAAAAATTCCATATGTACCGATGATTGGGGAAGCTGCTTTTTATGGTCCAAAATTAGATGTCCAAATTAAAACAGCTTTGAACCATGAAATTACTGTTTCAACATTACAATTTGATTTTTTACTACCACAAAAATTTAAGTTAAGTTATATTGATTCAAATGGGGCAAAAGCAATGCCAGTAATGTTACATCGTGGTTTGATTGGAACTTATGAACGTTTTATTGCAATTTTATTAGAGCAATCAAAAGGAGTATTACCATTTTGATTAGCACCAAAACAAATTGTTTTAATGCCGGTTAATAACCAACACCACTTAGCATATGCGGAAGAACTGCATCAGCAGTTTAAAAAGTTAAAATTACGAACAAATATTGATGATCGTGATGAACGTTTAAGTTATAAAATTCGTGAAGCCCAAGTGGCGAAAATTCCATATCAAATTGTTATTGGTGATCAAGAATGTAATCAAAAATTAATTACATACCGTGTTTATGGTCAAGAAGAACAAATAACTGTTAGTTTTGATGAGTTTATTGTGCTAATTAATGACCAAATTGTTAATAAAAATAGGGAAAATATTTTTTGGGAAAAATTTTATTTCCTGTTTTTTTTTTTTTTTTTTTGTTTAACTGAAAACTGTGATAAACTAAAAGTAGAAAAAGCGTGGAATTTAGAACTATTTGCTCTTATATAA
- the rnhC gene encoding ribonuclease HIII, with the protein MNNVSFKKVDPKIIEEIINAYQPYEVNNTDPNKVKAFNKNGITITIYKTNSVLFQGYHADKEATKFFTVPITISNNIPQTTSYFQKDVIGNDEVGVGDVFGPLVVTATYLPPVTFDQLKVLPIKDSKKMTTEQIMSVAPVIKKLVQSVTIVVDNNQYNQWYDQYQNAHVIKALAHNQALQQLIANYHLRNKAIFIDQFVNATKYFEYLQNITPVIKDNLIFITKGEEKSLAIACSAILSRAAFLTAIKNLEAKYHLALPLGASEKVKALAQKYKATYPPHDYQHFLKLHFNLTTK; encoded by the coding sequence ATGAATAATGTTAGTTTTAAAAAAGTTGATCCAAAAATTATTGAAGAAATTATCAATGCTTATCAACCTTATGAAGTCAATAATACAGACCCTAATAAAGTTAAAGCTTTTAATAAAAACGGCATTACTATTACAATTTATAAAACAAATAGTGTTTTATTCCAAGGCTATCATGCCGATAAAGAAGCAACAAAATTTTTTACAGTTCCAATAACAATCTCAAATAATATTCCCCAAACAACATCTTACTTTCAAAAAGATGTTATTGGGAATGATGAAGTTGGGGTTGGTGATGTTTTTGGTCCTCTTGTTGTTACTGCCACTTATTTACCCCCAGTAACTTTTGACCAATTAAAGGTTTTACCAATTAAAGATAGTAAAAAAATGACCACCGAACAAATTATGAGCGTGGCTCCCGTAATTAAAAAACTTGTCCAAAGTGTGACAATTGTTGTTGATAATAACCAATATAACCAATGATATGACCAATATCAGAATGCTCACGTCATTAAAGCATTAGCTCATAATCAAGCGCTCCAACAATTAATCGCAAATTACCACCTAAGAAATAAAGCAATCTTTATTGATCAATTTGTGAATGCTACGAAGTATTTTGAATATTTGCAAAATATAACACCTGTGATTAAAGATAATTTAATTTTTATCACCAAAGGCGAAGAAAAATCCTTAGCAATTGCTTGTAGTGCGATTCTTAGTCGTGCTGCTTTCTTAACCGCCATTAAGAATCTGGAAGCAAAATACCATCTTGCCTTGCCATTGGGAGCGAGTGAAAAAGTTAAAGCATTGGCTCAAAAATACAAAGCAACTTATCCACCCCATGATTATCAACATTTTTTAAAACTGCATTTTAACTTAACAACAAAATAA
- the tsf gene encoding translation elongation factor Ts, producing the protein MAVTAQLVKELRERTGAGMLDCKKALEATDGNIEEAITWLREKGITKAAKKSDRVAAEGLVGLVTKGDKTVVFEVNSETDFVAQNKQFLDLMATVGETLLNNDPKTVEAALQLSVNGESLETVIVHAIATIGEKITLRRFKTLHLQQDQSLGVYLHSNQRIATVLVFAGKIDETVGKQLAMHVSAMRPQFISRNDISADFLASEKAILTNEAKNDPKNAGKPDNILEKMVEGRLNKQLAEISLLDQVFVVNPDQKVSDVIKANNVSVIDMIRYEVGEGIEKEEVDFATEVMAQVRK; encoded by the coding sequence ATGGCAGTTACTGCACAATTAGTAAAAGAATTAAGAGAAAGAACTGGGGCCGGAATGCTAGATTGTAAAAAAGCATTAGAAGCCACAGATGGTAATATTGAAGAAGCAATCACTTGATTGCGTGAAAAAGGAATTACGAAAGCTGCAAAAAAATCTGACCGTGTTGCGGCAGAAGGATTGGTAGGTTTAGTCACAAAAGGAGATAAAACAGTTGTTTTTGAGGTTAATTCAGAAACTGATTTTGTGGCGCAAAATAAACAATTTTTAGATTTAATGGCAACTGTTGGTGAAACTTTATTAAATAATGACCCAAAAACAGTTGAAGCAGCTTTACAATTATCAGTTAATGGTGAATCATTAGAAACAGTTATTGTTCATGCAATTGCTACCATTGGTGAAAAAATTACACTTCGTCGTTTTAAAACATTGCATTTACAACAAGACCAATCGTTAGGAGTTTATTTACATTCTAACCAACGAATTGCAACTGTGTTAGTTTTTGCTGGGAAAATTGATGAGACAGTTGGAAAACAATTAGCAATGCATGTTTCAGCAATGCGTCCTCAATTTATTTCCCGAAATGATATTTCAGCAGACTTTTTAGCAAGTGAAAAAGCAATTTTAACAAATGAAGCAAAAAATGATCCAAAAAATGCTGGAAAACCAGATAATATTTTAGAAAAAATGGTTGAAGGACGTTTGAATAAACAATTAGCTGAAATATCATTACTTGATCAAGTTTTTGTTGTTAATCCTGACCAAAAAGTTAGTGATGTTATTAAAGCAAACAATGTTAGTGTAATTGATATGATTCGTTATGAAGTTGGCGAAGGAATTGAAAAAGAAGAAGTTGATTTTGCAACGGAAGTAATGGCACAAGTTCGAAAATAA
- a CDS encoding lipoprotein, which yields MKKLLAILGAFGLTATGATTVVACNKGDKDKTDTLGGLKASDFADVLYNVNKDP from the coding sequence ATGAAGAAACTTCTAGCAATTTTAGGAGCATTCGGATTAACAGCAACCGGAGCAACAACTGTTGTTGCATGTAACAAAGGTGATAAAGATAAAACAGATACTTTAGGAGGGTTAAAAGCATCAGATTTTGCTGATGTTTTGTATAATGTTAATAAAGATCCTTAA
- a CDS encoding spiralin lipoprotein has protein sequence MKKLLAILGAFGLTATGATTVVACNKGDKDKTDTLGGLKASDFEKALLGATAADLNSKVIGVIAGKVTDTDKEINANLELFGYAFVVTTNEGVKYPLVKDSKITLTIKKSTDDQIKSFYKEAKKTDISDADLTKTKRFQGYVSGTEFSSEITIKEDAPTTVDVSGAQVATIAEQTIKVDAPEAVTADDLLTLNDLAAITGPVQTAITAVVAGVPADVDVAKGTDYDITNSATPGDFTTKKEVTFTVKAKGNKISGQFTFTVEVKAEAK, from the coding sequence ATGAAGAAACTTCTAGCAATTTTAGGAGCATTCGGATTAACAGCAACCGGAGCAACGACAGTAGTCGCATGTAACAAAGGCGATAAAGATAAAACAGATACTTTAGGAGGGTTAAAAGCATCAGATTTTGAGAAAGCTTTATTAGGAGCAACAGCAGCTGACTTAAATAGTAAAGTAATAGGTGTTATTGCTGGTAAAGTAACAGATACAGATAAAGAAATCAATGCAAATCTTGAATTATTTGGATATGCTTTTGTTGTTACTACTAATGAGGGTGTTAAATACCCATTAGTAAAAGATAGCAAAATTACTTTAACAATTAAGAAATCAACTGATGATCAAATTAAATCTTTTTACAAAGAGGCAAAAAAAACTGACATTTCTGATGCTGATTTAACAAAAACTAAAAGATTCCAAGGCTATGTTTCAGGAACTGAATTTTCAAGTGAAATTACAATCAAGGAAGACGCACCAACAACAGTTGATGTTTCAGGAGCACAAGTTGCCACAATTGCAGAACAAACAATTAAGGTAGATGCCCCAGAAGCTGTTACAGCTGATGATTTACTTACACTTAATGATCTTGCAGCTATTACAGGACCTGTTCAAACAGCAATTACAGCAGTAGTAGCAGGTGTGCCTGCTGATGTTGATGTTGCAAAAGGAACAGATTATGATATTACAAATAGTGCAACACCAGGTGATTTCACTACTAAAAAAGAAGTTACATTTACAGTAAAAGCTAAAGGTAATAAAATTTCAGGACAATTTACTTTTACAGTAGAAGTTAAAGCTGAAGCTAAATAG
- the rpsB gene encoding 30S ribosomal protein S2 codes for MAKELTREMLWESGAQFGHQTKRWNPKMKPYIYGEKNKIHIIDLQQTLWRLEDVKKLMATIAARKGKILFVGTKKQAKWIVKDAAERCECFYVNQRWLGGTLTNLKTIHLRVKRLWNIERQEKNGELKLLPKKEQMLIKKEKEKLEKFLGGIKGMKELPQALFVVDPKEEHIAVREARKLRIPVIAICDTNVDPDPIDYVIPANDDTSRSIAIITHHIADLYGDAMGLKMPEPQFKPNEFVRREGDENRGPRGGQYDNRRSFNRHTPNRDYRQEGVAASAPVAADQTVEKIVSSTPATEQPSASAAPEKVVSEPTRTEKPVATVKAEKATSTVKTPGFDLDTIKVVDNNLEKTLTKLKVDELEGLGSLFGLSKGKKADMVSALEEHLTIVDSKVVKK; via the coding sequence ATGGCAAAAGAATTAACAAGAGAAATGTTATGAGAATCTGGTGCGCAATTTGGGCATCAAACAAAACGATGAAATCCAAAAATGAAACCATACATTTATGGAGAAAAAAATAAGATTCATATTATTGATTTGCAACAAACATTATGACGCTTAGAAGATGTTAAAAAATTAATGGCAACAATTGCTGCCCGTAAAGGAAAAATTTTATTTGTTGGAACAAAAAAACAAGCAAAATGAATTGTCAAGGATGCTGCTGAACGTTGTGAATGTTTTTATGTTAATCAACGTTGATTAGGAGGAACATTAACTAATTTAAAAACAATTCATTTACGTGTAAAACGTTTATGAAACATTGAACGGCAAGAAAAAAATGGTGAATTAAAATTATTACCAAAAAAAGAACAAATGTTAATTAAAAAAGAAAAAGAAAAATTAGAAAAGTTCTTAGGTGGAATTAAGGGAATGAAAGAATTACCACAAGCATTATTTGTGGTTGATCCCAAAGAAGAACATATTGCTGTTCGAGAAGCACGCAAATTACGAATTCCAGTAATTGCCATTTGTGATACAAATGTTGACCCTGATCCAATTGATTATGTTATTCCAGCGAATGATGATACTTCTCGTTCAATTGCAATTATTACGCATCATATTGCTGATTTATATGGTGATGCAATGGGACTGAAAATGCCTGAACCACAATTTAAACCAAATGAATTTGTTCGTCGTGAAGGAGATGAAAACCGTGGTCCACGTGGTGGTCAATATGACAATCGTCGTTCATTTAACCGTCATACCCCTAACCGCGATTACCGCCAAGAAGGAGTAGCTGCGTCAGCGCCAGTGGCAGCTGATCAAACAGTTGAAAAAATTGTTTCATCAACACCAGCAACTGAACAACCATCGGCTTCAGCAGCGCCAGAAAAAGTTGTTTCAGAACCAACTAGAACTGAAAAACCAGTAGCGACAGTGAAGGCTGAAAAAGCAACTTCAACTGTTAAAACACCAGGTTTTGATTTAGATACAATTAAAGTTGTTGATAATAATTTGGAAAAAACATTAACAAAATTAAAAGTTGATGAATTAGAAGGTTTAGGAAGTTTATTTGGATTATCAAAAGGTAAAAAAGCCGACATGGTTAGTGCTTTAGAAGAGCATTTAACAATTGTTGATAGCAAAGTAGTAAAAAAATAA
- the pfkA gene encoding 6-phosphofructokinase, translating into MVKKIGILTSGGDSQGMNAAIAGVIKTAQAKGLETYIIRDGYLGLVNNWIELVDNNFADSIMRLGGTVIGSARLPEFKEIAVREKGVANLKQHGIEALVVIGGDGSYQGAQRLTEMGINCVALPGTIDNDIASSDYTIGFDTAINIVVEAIDRLRDTMQSHNRCAIVEVMGHACGDIALYAGIAGGADLISINEAALSADEIAERVAAFHRAQKRSVIVVVSEMIYPDVHELAKLVEKKSGYVTRATVLGHIQRGGMPTAMERYRAFQMAQFAVEQIIAGHGGLAIGNQGDQIVARPIMEALSIPRSSRKKIWAQFDELNQNIYQKS; encoded by the coding sequence ATGGTGAAAAAAATTGGAATTCTAACATCCGGGGGCGATTCACAAGGAATGAATGCTGCTATTGCGGGGGTAATTAAAACAGCACAAGCCAAGGGTTTAGAAACTTATATTATTCGCGATGGTTATTTAGGATTAGTTAATAATTGAATTGAACTTGTTGATAATAATTTTGCTGATAGTATTATGCGGTTAGGAGGAACTGTGATTGGTAGTGCACGGTTACCAGAGTTTAAAGAAATAGCAGTCCGCGAAAAAGGTGTTGCTAATTTAAAACAACACGGCATTGAAGCATTAGTTGTTATTGGTGGGGATGGTAGTTATCAAGGAGCACAACGTTTAACAGAAATGGGTATTAATTGTGTGGCGTTACCAGGCACGATTGATAATGATATTGCTTCATCAGATTACACCATTGGCTTTGATACGGCAATTAATATTGTTGTTGAAGCAATTGACCGACTACGTGATACTATGCAGTCACACAATCGTTGTGCAATTGTTGAAGTAATGGGACATGCTTGTGGTGATATTGCGTTATATGCTGGTATTGCCGGGGGTGCTGATTTAATTTCAATTAATGAAGCAGCGTTAAGTGCTGATGAAATTGCCGAACGGGTAGCAGCTTTCCATCGCGCCCAAAAACGGAGTGTTATTGTTGTTGTTAGTGAGATGATTTATCCTGATGTTCATGAATTAGCAAAATTAGTGGAAAAGAAAAGTGGTTATGTAACTCGTGCGACAGTGTTAGGACATATTCAACGTGGGGGAATGCCAACGGCAATGGAACGTTATCGTGCTTTTCAAATGGCCCAATTTGCAGTTGAACAAATTATTGCTGGACATGGTGGTTTAGCTATTGGTAATCAAGGTGATCAAATTGTTGCACGACCAATTATGGAAGCATTAAGTATTCCCCGTTCTTCACGTAAAAAAATTTGAGCACAATTTGATGAATTAAATCAGAATATCTATCAAAAATCATAA
- the pyk gene encoding pyruvate kinase, whose translation MDNFNIKEKMKRTKIITTIGPSTHSAGAIEELFKVGMNTIRLNFSHGDHEEQGARIVWAKEVSTKIGKPISVLLDTKGPEIRVGIMKDGKQEILAGATVTIYSLPKEYQTREGTGTEMTVSYDMSQDLKTGDVVLVDDGKLQLNVTAVKPGVIETKAFNHHIVKTNKRINLPGVDFTLPFLAEKDINDIKFGVEQGIDYIAASFVNTAANIKEIRQLLKECHAEHIQIIAKIESQIGINNIDEIIAAADGIMVARGDLGLEIPYYDVPYWEKIIIRKCREAGKIVIVATQMLETMTENPSPTRAEVTDVYFATELGSDATMLSGESANGDYPFITVSTMALINKRAEHEFYSKLYYDKQLEDATRSTSGPRAEIAKKLANKAKDGKYEYAVVVSNTGELLKTISKFRPNVVILGVTPIPQLYTAFGAWHSIFMNKVDNYEDFKTNEQAICEVAKKWGAKVGSTILFARNEEIKEITIK comes from the coding sequence ATGGATAACTTTAATATTAAAGAAAAAATGAAACGAACAAAGATTATTACAACAATTGGTCCAAGTACGCATTCAGCGGGAGCGATTGAAGAATTGTTCAAAGTGGGAATGAATACGATTCGATTAAATTTCTCACATGGAGATCATGAAGAACAAGGAGCTCGTATTGTTTGAGCAAAAGAAGTTAGTACCAAAATTGGAAAACCAATTTCAGTTTTATTAGATACGAAGGGGCCAGAAATTCGTGTTGGAATCATGAAAGATGGTAAACAAGAAATTCTGGCTGGAGCAACGGTAACCATTTATTCGTTACCGAAGGAATATCAAACCCGTGAAGGAACGGGAACGGAAATGACAGTTTCTTATGATATGTCACAAGATTTAAAAACTGGTGATGTTGTGTTAGTTGATGATGGCAAATTACAATTAAATGTTACAGCAGTTAAACCAGGAGTGATTGAAACAAAAGCCTTTAATCACCACATTGTAAAGACAAACAAAAGAATTAATTTACCAGGGGTTGATTTTACCTTACCCTTTTTAGCCGAAAAAGATATTAATGATATTAAATTTGGAGTTGAACAAGGAATTGATTATATTGCGGCATCATTTGTGAACACGGCTGCAAATATCAAAGAAATTCGCCAATTATTAAAAGAATGCCATGCTGAACATATTCAAATTATTGCCAAAATTGAATCACAAATTGGAATTAATAATATTGATGAAATTATTGCCGCAGCGGATGGAATTATGGTGGCACGAGGGGACTTAGGATTAGAGATCCCTTATTATGATGTACCATATTGAGAAAAAATCATTATTCGTAAATGTCGCGAAGCAGGAAAAATTGTAATTGTTGCAACACAAATGTTAGAAACAATGACCGAAAATCCTTCGCCAACCCGTGCAGAAGTAACTGATGTTTACTTTGCAACAGAATTAGGGTCTGATGCAACAATGTTATCAGGAGAATCAGCAAATGGTGATTATCCCTTTATTACTGTTAGCACAATGGCATTAATTAATAAACGAGCAGAACATGAATTTTATTCAAAACTATACTATGATAAACAATTAGAGGATGCAACGCGTTCAACATCAGGACCACGTGCTGAAATTGCTAAAAAATTAGCAAATAAAGCCAAAGATGGGAAATATGAATATGCCGTTGTTGTTTCTAACACTGGTGAATTATTGAAAACAATTTCAAAATTCCGTCCCAATGTTGTTATTTTAGGAGTTACTCCAATTCCACAATTATATACAGCTTTTGGCGCATGACATTCAATTTTTATGAACAAAGTTGATAATTATGAAGATTTTAAAACTAATGAGCAAGCAATTTGTGAAGTTGCAAAAAAATGAGGAGCAAAAGTTGGTTCAACAATCTTATTTGCTCGTAATGAAGAAATTAAAGAAATTACAATTAAATAA
- a CDS encoding rhomboid family intramembrane serine protease, giving the protein MSFDKDKLSLVDYFLKQEKYSVYKNKPRGNNNVYLYKVDSKEFQIIKIIDDFSGEFKDYVITDEVVQDLRAFLNKKFQRVKLSILSIVLIENRSQVYKEDNGDVVLFVDGHNYLDRLSNYYPKIKMLQDNNDGNSMAGMSPEEILDGIKDPNSKLTKNLKQLSDKLSVNNLGVTWVLIALLLVIPIVGIFFGAQIFNTQGLNANGTSLVYGGITRDLLIWNNQWWRLWTYVLFSGNPLLVVLNLFMIFSVVRYAEALLGRWRLVIILIVGIPLAGLFLAAVLPNWIFGGSTILLAILWGSLFSYNYGKDDLGALIANQRTLIVIIWLLLMPLFLGYSYYLINLVGFFAGSAIGYCLEFNRSNRVNWTILYPVFVVVTMAIVIGVTLAWRRYVPPYNGDVIDALMSYWRAGLMSKGSIEDMLGNYYFYPKNNWPNFLSSSNQQVVQNAVNMIGMSLWHR; this is encoded by the coding sequence ATGAGTTTTGATAAAGACAAGTTATCATTGGTTGATTATTTTCTTAAACAAGAAAAATATAGTGTTTATAAAAATAAACCCCGAGGTAATAACAATGTTTATTTATATAAAGTTGATAGTAAAGAATTTCAGATAATTAAGATTATTGATGATTTTAGTGGTGAATTTAAGGATTATGTTATTACTGATGAAGTTGTACAAGATTTAAGAGCTTTTTTAAATAAAAAATTTCAACGCGTAAAACTTTCTATTTTATCAATTGTTTTAATTGAAAATCGTTCGCAAGTTTATAAAGAAGATAATGGTGATGTGGTGTTATTTGTTGATGGTCATAATTATCTTGATCGGTTAAGTAATTATTATCCAAAAATTAAAATGTTACAAGATAATAATGATGGGAATTCGATGGCGGGGATGTCACCAGAAGAAATCTTAGATGGAATTAAAGACCCAAATAGTAAATTAACAAAAAACTTAAAACAATTAAGTGACAAGTTAAGTGTCAATAATTTAGGGGTAACGTGAGTTTTAATTGCCTTATTACTAGTTATTCCTATTGTTGGAATCTTTTTTGGTGCCCAAATTTTTAACACCCAAGGTTTAAATGCCAATGGAACATCGCTTGTTTATGGGGGAATTACTCGCGATTTATTAATTTGAAATAATCAATGGTGAAGACTATGAACGTATGTTTTATTTTCAGGGAATCCATTATTAGTTGTTTTAAATTTATTTATGATTTTTAGTGTTGTGCGTTATGCCGAAGCTTTATTAGGACGGTGACGGTTAGTTATTATTTTAATTGTCGGAATTCCGTTAGCGGGGTTATTTTTAGCTGCCGTGTTACCAAATTGAATTTTTGGTGGTTCTACTATTTTATTAGCAATTTTATGAGGTAGTTTATTTAGTTATAATTATGGGAAAGATGATTTAGGTGCTTTAATTGCCAACCAACGAACTCTAATTGTTATTATTTGGTTGTTATTAATGCCTTTATTTTTAGGTTATTCATATTATTTAATTAATCTTGTTGGTTTTTTTGCGGGGAGTGCGATTGGTTATTGCTTAGAGTTTAATCGTTCAAACCGGGTAAATTGAACGATCTTATATCCTGTTTTTGTTGTTGTGACAATGGCGATTGTGATTGGTGTTACTTTAGCGTGAAGACGTTATGTCCCCCCATATAATGGTGATGTGATTGATGCTTTAATGAGTTATTGACGAGCGGGATTAATGAGTAAGGGGAGCATTGAAGATATGTTGGGTAACTATTATTTTTATCCAAAAAATAATTGACCAAATTTCTTATCATCATCTAACCAACAAGTGGTTCAGAATGCTGTTAACATGATTGGAATGAGTTTATGACACCGCTAA
- a CDS encoding dCMP deaminase family protein has product MTPLITKKRADYLSWDDFFLSVAHVCAMRSKDPHTQVGSCVVNALGQIIATGYNGLPRGLNDDEFPWARDGEYLETKYPYVAHAELNAILSARTNLENCRIYTTLFPCAECTKIIIQAGIKEVIYDDDKYVDSDDNKAAKRMFKQAQVKYRLLPVINVTVTRQAK; this is encoded by the coding sequence ATGACACCGCTAATAACAAAAAAACGAGCTGATTATTTATCATGAGATGATTTTTTCTTAAGTGTGGCACATGTTTGTGCTATGCGTAGTAAGGATCCGCATACCCAAGTGGGTAGTTGTGTTGTGAATGCGCTTGGTCAAATTATCGCAACGGGTTATAATGGTTTACCACGGGGGTTAAATGATGATGAATTTCCTTGAGCTCGTGACGGAGAATATTTAGAAACAAAATATCCTTATGTTGCACATGCGGAATTAAATGCGATTTTAAGTGCTCGTACTAATTTAGAAAACTGTCGCATTTATACAACATTATTTCCTTGTGCTGAATGTACAAAAATTATTATTCAAGCGGGAATTAAAGAAGTCATTTATGATGATGATAAATATGTTGATAGTGATGATAACAAAGCAGCAAAACGAATGTTTAAACAAGCACAAGTTAAATATCGTTTGTTACCTGTTATTAACGTGACAGTAACGCGACAAGCAAAATAA
- a CDS encoding 4'-phosphopantetheinyl transferase superfamily protein has protein sequence MMIKNVGIDIVQNKRIKPSVALSQKLLSSTELKEYETFFDKERQRQFLAGRWAVKEALIKALEIKLILNEVTIKLKDDNKLHVEGITLGADEIIHVSLSHERDYSVGFAIWSTN, from the coding sequence ATGATGATTAAAAATGTTGGGATTGATATTGTTCAAAATAAACGAATTAAACCATCAGTAGCATTAAGCCAGAAATTGTTAAGTTCAACTGAATTAAAAGAATATGAAACCTTTTTTGATAAAGAACGACAACGTCAGTTTTTAGCGGGGCGTTGAGCAGTTAAAGAAGCTTTAATTAAAGCTTTAGAAATAAAGTTAATTCTAAATGAAGTAACAATTAAGTTAAAAGATGATAATAAATTGCATGTGGAAGGAATTACCTTAGGTGCAGATGAAATTATTCATGTTTCACTTAGTCATGAACGTGATTATAGTGTTGGTTTTGCTATTTGATCCACAAATTAA